In one window of Erythrolamprus reginae isolate rEryReg1 chromosome 1, rEryReg1.hap1, whole genome shotgun sequence DNA:
- the LOC139164510 gene encoding olfactory receptor 10Q1-like: protein MTTVIVEMYLAGSTWDNQSMAHEFIFQEFSTVPEIQHLIFTFFLFLYLIILSGNISILSIVYIANSLHTPMYFFLASLSLFEICYVNVIVPQMLASISDLHGTIPLVNCAIQMFFFTTLGSTDCFMLSVMAYDRYVAICHPLRYTLIMTWRVCIWLVMASLILSVMMCLQLTALVFSLPFCGNKPKINHFFCDVPPVLQVACADTHLHQTALFGVVVIVLAVPFVLICISYIYIVAAIVRIKSSSGRQKAFSTCSSHLTVVFLQYGVCSLVYLRPKSSTLEDEDRKLALIYTFVTPILNPLIYTLRNKDIKQALRKVVKKMVTSQI, encoded by the exons ATGACCACAG TGATTGTTGAGATGTACCTGGCAGGATCAACCTGGGATAATCAGTCCATGGCCCATGAGTTCATCTTCCAGGAATTCTCCACTGTTCCTGAGATACAACATCTtattttcactttctttcttttcctctaccTCATAATCCTTTCTGGTAATATTTCCATCCTTTCGATTGTCTACATTGCCAATTCCTTGCACACCCCCATGTATTTCTTCCTGGCTAGCCTCTCTCTTTTCGAGATCTGTTATGTCAATGTAATAGTGCCTCAAATGCTTGCTAGCATTTCTGATCTCCATGGAACAATCCCATTGGTGAACTGTGCCATCCAGATGTTCTTTTTCACGACACTGGGGAGCACAGACTGCTTTATGCTGTCTGTCATGGCCTATGATCGCTACGTAGCCATCTGCCACCCACTTCGCTACACCCTCATCATGACTTGGCGGGTTTGCATATGGCTGGTGATGGCTTCCCTGATCCTTTCCGTAATGATGTGCCTGCAGCTAACTGCCTTGGTTTTCAGCTTGCCTTTCTGTGGCAACAAACCCAAAATCAATCATTTCTTTTGTGATGTACCacctgttttacaggtggcatgtgCCGACACCCATCTCCACCAAACTGCACTGTTTGGTGTTGTCGTCATTGTTTTAGCAGTTCCTTTTGTTCTAATATGCATCTCCTACATCTATATTGTGGCTGCCATTGTTCGAATTAAGTCCTCATCCGGGAGGCAAAAAGCCTTCTCCACCTGCTCCTCCCACCTGACAGTTGTGTTCCTACAGTATGGTGTCTGCAGCCTTGTGTATCTACGTCCCAAGTCCAGCACTTTGGAGGATGAGGATAGGAAACTGGCTCTTATATACACCTTTGTCACTCCCATCCTAAACCCCTTAATCTACACCCTAAGGAACAAAGATATCAAACAGGCTTTAAGGAAAGTCGTAAAGAAAATGGTTACATCTCAGATTTGA
- the LOC139164559 gene encoding olfactory receptor 10Q1-like, protein MIDEMYLTITNWENQSMAHEFIFQAFSTIPEIQHLIFTFFLLLYLTILFGNSSVLWVICTVRSLHTPMYFFLASLSCLEICYTTVVIPQMLASISDLHRTIPLVNCAIQMFFFTILGGTDCFMLAVMAYDRYVAICHPLRYTLIMTGQVCIWLVIGSLILSVVLCLQLTALIFNLPFCGYQPKINHFLCDVPPVLKLACADTHLHQTALYGVGIMVLTIPFLLICISYVYIVAAILCIKITSGRHQVFSTCSSHLTVVILQYGVCSLVYLRPKSSASEDDDRKLALVYTFVTPLLNPLIYTLRNKDIKQALIMVVKKMVASQA, encoded by the coding sequence atGATAGATGAGATGTATCTGACCATTACAAACTGGGAGAATCAGTCCATGGCCCATGAGTTCATCTTCCAGGCATTCTCCACTATTCCTGAAATACAACATCTtattttcactttctttcttttgctctacCTCACCATCCTTTTTGGTAACTCCTCTGTCCTTTGGGTAATCTGCACTGTCCGTTCCCTGCACACCCCAATGTATTTCTTCCTGGCCAGCCTCTCTTGTCTGGAAATATGTTATACCACTGTGGTAATACCTCAAATGCTTGCTAGCATTTCTGATTTGCACCGAACAATCCCATTAGTGAACTGTGCCATCCAGATGTTCTTCTTTACCATATTAGGAGGCACTGACTGTTTTATGTTGGCTGTCATGGCGTATGATCGCTATGTAGCCATCTGCCACCCTCTTCGCTACACCCTCATCATGACAGGGCAAGTATGCATCTGGCTGGTGATTGGTTCCCTGATTCTTTCCGTAGTGTTGTGTCTACAGCTAACTGCCTTGATTTTCAACTTGCCTTTCTGTGGTTACCAACCCAAGATCAATCATTTCCTATGTGATGTTCCACCTGTGCTAAAGCTGGCATGTGCCGACACCCATCTCCACCAAACTGCACTCTATGGTGTTGGCATCATGGTTTTAACAATTCCCTTTCTTCTGATTTGCATCTCATATGTTTATATTGTGGCTGCCATTCTCTGCATTAAGATAACATCGGGGAGGCACCAGGTCTTTTCTACCTGCTCCTCCCACCTGACAGTTGTGATCCTACAGTACGGAGTCTGCAGCCTTGTGTATCTGCGTCCCAAATCCAGCGCTTCAGAAGATGATGATAGGAAACTGGCTCTTGTATATACCTTTgtcactcccctcctgaaccccTTGATCTACACCCTGAGGAACAAAGATATCAAGCAGGCTTTAATAATGGTCGTGAAGAAAATGGTTGCATCTCAAGCCTGA
- the LOC139158796 gene encoding olfactory receptor 10Q1-like gives MIGEMYLTITNWDNQSMAHEFIFQALSTVPEIQHLLFTFFLLLYLTILFGNSSVLLVICTDRSLHTPMYFFLASLSCLEVCYTTVVVPQMLASTIDLHRTIPLVNCAIQMFFFTTLGGTDCFMLTVMAYDRYVAICHPLRYTLIMTWQVCVWLVIGSLIFSIVLCLHVTVLIFSLPFCGYQPKINHFLCDLPPVLKVACADTHLQQIALHGVGIIYLTIPFILICISYVYIVAAILRIKTTSGRHQAFSTCSSHLTVVVLQYGVCSLVYLRPKSSTSEDDDRKLALVYTFVTPLLNPLIYTLRNRDIKQALKKVMKKMVASQT, from the coding sequence atgATAGGTGAGATGTATCTGACTATTACAAACTGGGACAATCAGTCCATGGCCCATGAGTTCATCTTCCAGGCATTGTCTACTGTTCCTGAAATACAACATCttcttttcactttctttcttttgctctacCTCACCATCCTTTTTGGTAACTCCTCTGTCCTTTTGGTGATCTGCACTGACCGTTCCCTGCACACCCCAATGTATTTCTTCCTGGCCAGCCTCTCTTGTCTGGAAGTGTGTTATACCACTGTGGTAGTACCTCAAATGCTTGCTAGCACTATTGATCTCCACAGAACAATCCCATTGGTGAACTGTGCCATCCAGATGTTCTTCTTTACAACATTGGGAGGCACTGACTGCTTTATGTTGACTGTCATGGCGTATGATCGTTATGTAGCCATCTGCCACCCACTTCGCTACACCCTCATCATGACTTGGCAGGTTTGCGTGTGGCTGGTGATTGGCTCCCTGATTTTTTCCATAGTGCTGTGTCTCCATGTAACCGTCTTGATTTTTAGCTTGCCTTTCTGTGGTTACCAACCCAAGATCAATCATTTCCTATGTGACCTGCCACCTGTGCTAAAGGTGGCATGTGCCGACACCCATCTCCAGCAAATTGCACTACATGGTGTTGGCATCATTTATTTAACAATTCCCTTTATTCTGATATGCATCTCGTATGTTTATATTGTGGCTGCCATTCTTCGCATTAAGACAACATCTGGGAGGCACCAGGCCTTTTCTACCTGCTCCTCCCACCTGACAGTTGTGGTCCTACAGTACGGAGTCTGCAGCCTTGTGTATCTGCGTCCCAAGTCCAGCACTTCAGAAGATGATGATAGGAAACTGGCTCTTGTATATACCTTTgtcactcccctcctgaacccaTTGATCTACACCCTGAGGAACAGAGATATCAAGCAGGCTTTAAAAAAGGTCATGAAGAAAATGGTTGCATCTCAAACTTGA